A genomic region of Glycine max cultivar Williams 82 chromosome 15, Glycine_max_v4.0, whole genome shotgun sequence contains the following coding sequences:
- the LOC112999526 gene encoding uncharacterized protein produces MVPQTHITPMAAEARMDQPSTAAIIITTATGMTTHTTMVNALFITTVLSMVMATGHMLRVALTPQQGTTMVAVMVINYLYLIYSICWATSYSMLCCTTHK; encoded by the coding sequence ATGGTACCTCAAACTCACATAACACCTATGGCAGCGGAAGCCAGAATGGATCAACCATCAACAGCGGCAATCATCATAACAACGGCAACTGGTATGACGACTCATACCACTATGGTGAACGCCCTATTTATAACGACGGTACTTTCAATGGTAATGGCAACGGGGCACATGTTGAGGGTGGCTTTGACTCCTCAACAAGGAACTACTATGGTCGCCGTTATGGTTATTAATTATCTGTATTTGATATATAGTATATGCTGGGCAACATCATATAGTATGTTATGTTGTACTACCCATAAATAA